Proteins found in one Streptococcus iniae genomic segment:
- a CDS encoding DUF1033 family protein, with protein MYQVIKMFGDWEPWWFIEGWQDDIILEKTFENWEEALAYYQKEWLMMKSHFENFHSQKNLLATFWKTGETRWCEECVDNLQQFHSILLLKDYDIVSPEDNVESFEQANNSPTPPYLCKLNL; from the coding sequence ATGTATCAAGTAATTAAAATGTTCGGAGATTGGGAGCCCTGGTGGTTTATTGAAGGTTGGCAAGACGATATTATTTTAGAAAAAACGTTTGAAAACTGGGAAGAAGCTCTCGCTTATTATCAAAAAGAGTGGTTAATGATGAAGAGTCACTTTGAGAATTTTCATAGTCAAAAAAATTTATTAGCCACCTTTTGGAAAACTGGGGAAACAAGATGGTGTGAGGAATGTGTTGATAATCTCCAACAATTCCATTCAATCTTATTATTAAAAGATTATGACATCGTTTCTCCAGAAGACAATGTTGAATCTTTTGAACAAGCTAACAATTCTCCTACACCACCATACCTCTGCAAGTTAAATCTATAA
- the comGA gene encoding competence type IV pilus ATPase ComGA, translating to MIQSLGKEVIKMADDLKAQDIYIIPEGDDYKIHMRIDGERRRIESFDGAQMPQLISHFKYLSGMNVGEKRRCQLGACDYQYGAKNDISLRLSTVGDYRGKESLVIRLLHHQNRSLSFWFDREKELAEQVTRRGLYLFSGPVGSGKTSLMYQLLAKDSKQKQIITIEDPVEIKDTRMLQLQVNDSIGTTYDNLIKLSLRHRPDVLIIGEIRDTETARAAIRASLTGSVVFSTIHAKSIKGVYERLIELGISREEVTQTLQLVVYQRLLGGRGLIDFTRKGFENYQQEQWNKDLDQLFADGYLTEQEIQTEKIIS from the coding sequence ATGATTCAAAGCTTAGGAAAAGAAGTGATTAAAATGGCAGATGACTTGAAGGCTCAGGACATATATATTATTCCAGAGGGCGATGATTACAAGATTCATATGCGTATTGATGGAGAAAGAAGACGCATTGAATCTTTTGATGGCGCACAGATGCCTCAACTCATCAGTCACTTTAAATATCTATCGGGAATGAATGTTGGCGAAAAACGTCGATGCCAACTTGGCGCCTGTGATTACCAATATGGTGCTAAAAATGACATATCGCTTCGACTATCAACAGTTGGAGATTATCGTGGGAAGGAAAGTTTAGTAATCAGGCTTTTACACCACCAAAACAGGTCCTTATCTTTTTGGTTTGATAGGGAAAAGGAATTGGCCGAGCAAGTCACCAGACGAGGACTTTATTTATTTTCAGGCCCCGTTGGTTCCGGTAAAACGAGTTTAATGTATCAACTTCTAGCAAAGGATTCTAAACAAAAGCAAATCATCACTATTGAAGATCCCGTTGAGATTAAGGACACAAGAATGCTACAGTTGCAAGTAAATGACAGTATTGGAACGACATATGATAATTTAATTAAATTATCTTTGCGTCATCGTCCAGATGTTCTCATTATTGGTGAAATTAGAGACACTGAGACAGCTAGAGCAGCCATTAGAGCAAGTTTAACTGGTAGTGTCGTCTTTTCCACCATACATGCTAAAAGCATCAAGGGTGTCTATGAGAGATTAATTGAATTAGGAATCTCTAGAGAAGAAGTGACACAAACACTTCAACTTGTTGTTTATCAACGGCTACTTGGTGGTCGAGGCTTAATTGACTTTACACGAAAGGGGTTTGAAAACTATCAACAAGAGCAGTGGAATAAAGACTTGGATCAACTTTTTGCGGATGGATATCTCACTGAGCAAGAAATCCAAACAGAGAAAATTATCAGCTAA
- the comGB gene encoding competence type IV pilus assembly protein ComGB translates to MDISLSKKSKQRKLSAKKQYQLMQLFHNLFASGFSLSEIVAFLEKSHLLEAKYLDRIKENLISGRSLAEMTRSLGYPDSIVTQISFADIHGNTKESLFKIMHYLDKVAQVRKKTLEVLTYPLILLSFLIAIMFGLRHYLLPQIEESNGLTQFLTYFPLVFLIFLILGLLLTFYLSIRWRKHSQLKQVKQFSRIPFLKDYISLYITAYFAREWGSLMGQGLELSSILTVMAKEQSPLVKEIGQDMQAYFLEGGALHDKVLQYPFFQKELSLMIEYGDIKAKLGQELEIYAQLTWERFFSRLFQATQWIQPIIFLFVALIIVCIYAAMLLPMYHSIGGSI, encoded by the coding sequence ATGGATATCTCACTGAGCAAGAAATCCAAACAGAGAAAATTATCAGCTAAAAAGCAGTATCAATTAATGCAACTCTTTCATAATTTATTTGCAAGTGGTTTTAGCTTATCTGAAATAGTGGCATTTTTAGAAAAAAGTCACTTATTGGAAGCAAAATACCTTGATAGAATAAAAGAAAACCTCATCAGTGGACGAAGTTTAGCAGAAATGACTAGAAGTTTAGGTTATCCTGACAGTATTGTAACGCAAATTAGTTTTGCAGATATTCATGGCAATACCAAGGAAAGCTTGTTTAAAATTATGCATTACCTTGATAAAGTGGCACAAGTCAGGAAAAAAACATTAGAAGTCCTAACTTATCCTCTTATTTTGCTTAGTTTTTTAATAGCCATCATGTTTGGCTTACGCCATTATCTGCTTCCTCAAATAGAGGAGTCTAATGGGCTTACTCAATTTTTGACTTACTTCCCTTTAGTTTTTTTGATTTTCTTAATATTGGGATTGCTACTCACATTTTACTTGAGCATTAGGTGGCGAAAACACTCACAATTAAAACAAGTCAAGCAGTTTAGTCGGATACCTTTTTTAAAAGACTATATTAGCCTATATATAACTGCCTATTTTGCGCGTGAATGGGGAAGTTTAATGGGACAAGGCCTTGAGTTGAGTTCAATACTAACCGTTATGGCAAAAGAACAATCTCCTCTGGTAAAAGAAATCGGCCAAGATATGCAGGCCTATTTTTTAGAGGGTGGTGCTTTGCATGACAAAGTGTTACAATACCCATTTTTTCAAAAGGAATTAAGCTTAATGATTGAATATGGAGATATCAAGGCTAAATTAGGTCAAGAATTAGAAATTTATGCTCAACTAACATGGGAAAGATTCTTTAGCCGCTTATTTCAAGCGACACAATGGATTCAACCTATTATATTCTTATTTGTTGCACTTATTATTGTGTGCATTTACGCGGCAATGCTTTTGCCCATGTATCATTCAATTGGAGGTTCTATATAA
- the comGC gene encoding competence type IV pilus major pilin ComGC, which yields MKTKCKQLKESRTKAFTLLEMLIVLLIISVLMLLFIPNLSKQKDKVTDAGNAAVVKIVENQAELYELTEGGKASLAQLQSKGHITDKQAKAYQDYYAKNSDKHRQVNN from the coding sequence ATGAAAACAAAATGTAAACAACTAAAAGAAAGCCGTACTAAAGCTTTCACACTTCTAGAAATGTTGATTGTTTTGCTAATTATTAGTGTTCTTATGCTACTGTTTATTCCGAATTTAAGTAAGCAAAAAGATAAGGTTACAGATGCTGGTAATGCTGCAGTGGTTAAAATTGTTGAAAATCAGGCGGAACTATATGAATTAACGGAAGGTGGGAAAGCAAGCCTCGCTCAACTCCAATCAAAAGGTCATATTACAGACAAACAAGCGAAGGCTTATCAGGATTATTATGCCAAAAACAGTGACAAGCATAGACAAGTTAACAACTAG
- the comGD gene encoding competence type IV pilus minor pilin ComGD, which translates to MPKTVTSIDKLTTRAFTLIEALICLLIITSSILLLSLPIRGIYSKVEEQLFFLSFENCYRHSRKVSLLRQKEHYFQVSEKKIRFEEQELTIPNSVKALGSHKIRLNKLGGNHSLAKITFKTGAQEITYQLNLGSGTYRKTSR; encoded by the coding sequence ATGCCAAAAACAGTGACAAGCATAGACAAGTTAACAACTAGAGCCTTCACGCTAATTGAAGCTTTAATATGTCTATTAATCATAACATCGTCAATCCTCTTACTGTCTCTCCCGATTAGGGGAATTTATAGTAAAGTTGAAGAACAACTCTTTTTCCTTTCCTTTGAGAATTGTTATAGGCATAGCCGAAAAGTAAGTTTACTGAGGCAAAAGGAGCATTATTTTCAAGTTTCAGAAAAGAAAATCAGATTTGAGGAGCAAGAATTAACGATTCCTAACAGTGTTAAGGCATTAGGGAGTCATAAGATAAGATTAAACAAGTTAGGCGGCAATCATTCATTAGCCAAAATAACATTTAAAACAGGGGCACAAGAGATTACTTATCAGCTAAATTTAGGGAGTGGAACATATCGAAAAACGAGTCGTTAG
- the comGE gene encoding competence type IV pilus minor pilin ComGE, which produces MEHIEKRVVRAYLLLEGVIALAIMVIIVSLILTGIRLNQQFLAKSRHQEELIVTALMAVQTNRRHLKINGCEVDVVRSEKGIEVSEKHQKVFSLKKN; this is translated from the coding sequence GTGGAACATATCGAAAAACGAGTCGTTAGAGCTTATTTGTTACTTGAGGGAGTTATAGCCTTAGCTATTATGGTTATAATTGTCAGTCTTATCTTAACAGGAATAAGACTAAATCAACAATTTTTAGCCAAATCTAGGCATCAAGAAGAGCTTATTGTGACTGCTCTAATGGCAGTGCAGACCAATCGAAGACATTTGAAAATAAATGGATGTGAGGTGGACGTTGTTAGAAGTGAAAAAGGGATTGAAGTTAGTGAAAAGCATCAAAAAGTCTTTAGCCTTAAGAAAAATTAG
- the comGF gene encoding competence type IV pilus minor pilin ComGF — translation MKSIKKSLALRKISLKAFTLLECMLALVILSGAILVYQGMTKSLFFNMSYLVENDQDKWLLFSQQLRAELTGARFEKVENNKLYVAKEGKQIAFGLSKQGDFRKTAANGHGYHPMLLDLKDAKISHHNKEITVSITWKSGLERVFLYAF, via the coding sequence GTGAAAAGCATCAAAAAGTCTTTAGCCTTAAGAAAAATTAGCCTCAAGGCATTTACGCTTTTAGAGTGTATGTTGGCCTTAGTGATATTGTCAGGTGCCATCTTAGTTTATCAAGGAATGACAAAATCTTTATTTTTTAACATGTCTTATTTGGTTGAAAATGATCAGGACAAGTGGTTGTTGTTTTCACAACAGTTGAGAGCTGAGTTAACAGGAGCTCGGTTTGAGAAGGTCGAAAATAATAAACTTTACGTAGCAAAAGAAGGAAAGCAGATAGCTTTTGGACTTTCAAAACAAGGAGATTTTCGAAAAACAGCAGCAAATGGTCATGGTTATCATCCCATGCTTCTGGATCTTAAAGATGCTAAGATTAGTCATCATAATAAGGAGATTACAGTAAGTATCACTTGGAAAAGTGGGCTAGAAAGAGTCTTTCTTTATGCTTTTTAA
- the comGG gene encoding competence type IV pilus minor pilin ComGG has product MLFKNRVKAGILLYALLMSSLFLLLVQVYLEQVNAFKREYILQIDHSRAYMMAEYIRQSSLDGSGQVIFDSGTVHYQTVKNNQKLTVKLTSGASYQLTFPIEEQGNKTQLNQGDLKP; this is encoded by the coding sequence ATGCTTTTTAAAAATCGTGTTAAAGCGGGCATCCTCTTATATGCCCTTCTAATGTCTTCCTTATTTCTTCTCCTTGTGCAAGTTTATTTGGAGCAAGTAAATGCCTTTAAAAGGGAATATATCTTACAAATCGACCATTCAAGGGCCTACATGATGGCTGAGTATATACGACAGTCTTCTTTGGATGGCAGTGGTCAAGTCATTTTTGACAGTGGAACTGTTCACTACCAAACAGTAAAGAATAATCAAAAGTTGACAGTTAAACTGACAAGTGGAGCTAGTTATCAATTAACTTTCCCGATAGAAGAACAAGGCAATAAAACTCAGTTGAATCAAGGAGATCTAAAGCCATAG
- a CDS encoding class I SAM-dependent methyltransferase: MNFENIEKAFELILENSQLIENELKTHIYDALIEQNSFYLGAEGASEQVAKNNEVLRSLNLSKEEWRRAFQFIFIKVGQTEKLQANHQFTPDSLGFLILFLIETLTQEDSLDILEIGSGTGNLAQTLLNNSGKQLDYLGIEVDDLLIDLSASIAEIMNSTARFVQEDAVRPQILKESHIIISDLPVGYYPNDEIASRYQVASPDGHTYAHHLLMEQALKYLKQDGFAIFLAPASLLQSQQSHLLKEWLKGYAQLSAVITLPETFFGDPSVAKSLIVLQKQSDKKGETFVYPLTDLQSADKVRLFMENFKKWKADNVFS; the protein is encoded by the coding sequence ATGAATTTTGAAAATATTGAGAAAGCTTTTGAGCTTATTTTAGAAAATAGTCAACTTATTGAAAATGAGTTGAAAACGCACATTTATGATGCCCTTATTGAGCAGAATTCTTTTTATTTGGGAGCTGAAGGTGCTAGTGAGCAGGTCGCTAAAAACAATGAAGTTTTAAGGTCACTCAATTTAAGTAAAGAAGAGTGGCGTCGCGCTTTTCAGTTTATTTTTATCAAGGTTGGTCAAACAGAAAAACTGCAGGCGAATCACCAATTTACACCAGATAGTCTAGGTTTCCTTATTTTATTTTTAATTGAAACCTTGACACAAGAAGACTCTCTTGACATTTTAGAGATTGGCAGTGGGACAGGTAATCTAGCACAAACACTTTTGAATAATAGTGGTAAACAATTAGATTACTTAGGTATTGAAGTGGACGATTTACTCATTGATTTATCAGCTAGTATAGCTGAGATAATGAATTCGACAGCACGTTTTGTTCAAGAAGATGCCGTTAGACCACAAATTTTGAAAGAAAGTCATATTATTATCAGTGATTTACCAGTAGGTTATTATCCTAATGATGAGATTGCTAGTCGTTATCAGGTTGCAAGTCCAGATGGTCATACCTATGCCCATCACTTATTGATGGAACAGGCTTTGAAATATTTAAAACAAGATGGCTTTGCAATTTTCTTAGCACCAGCCAGTCTTTTGCAAAGTCAACAAAGCCATCTCCTTAAAGAGTGGTTAAAAGGTTATGCTCAGTTATCTGCAGTGATTACCTTGCCAGAAACATTCTTTGGAGATCCATCCGTGGCTAAATCACTGATTGTTCTGCAAAAGCAGAGTGACAAAAAAGGAGAAACCTTTGTTTATCCATTGACTGATTTACAGTCTGCAGATAAGGTTCGTCTCTTCATGGAGAACTTCAAAAAATGGAAAGCTGATAATGTCTTTTCATGA
- a CDS encoding acetate kinase, with translation MSKTIAINAGSSSLKWQLYQMPEETVLAQGVIERIGLKDSISTVKFDGKKEEQITDIPDHTTAVKILLNDLLHFNIMSSYDEITGVGHRIVAGGEYFKESVVVDEDVVTKVEELSALAPLHNPGAVAGIRAFRELLPDITSVCVFDTSFHTTMAKHTYLYPIPQKYYTENKVRKYGAHGTSHKYVAEEAAKMLGRPLEELKLITAHIGNGVSITANYHGKSIDTSMGFTPLAGPMMGTRSGDIDPAIIPYLIAQVPEFKDAADVVNMLNKESGLGGVSGISSDMRDIEAGLEQNNPDAVLAYNIFVDRIKKFVGQYFAVLNGADALVFTAGMGENGPLMRQDVVNGLSWFGMEVDPEKNVFGFRGDISTPESKVKVLVISTDEELCIARDVERLKNTK, from the coding sequence ATGTCTAAAACAATTGCAATTAATGCAGGTAGTTCAAGTCTTAAATGGCAACTTTATCAAATGCCAGAAGAAACAGTTCTTGCGCAAGGAGTTATCGAGCGTATTGGATTGAAAGATTCTATTTCAACAGTTAAATTTGACGGGAAAAAAGAAGAGCAAATCACTGATATTCCTGACCATACAACTGCTGTTAAAATCTTATTGAATGATTTACTCCATTTCAATATTATGTCATCTTACGATGAAATTACAGGAGTTGGACACCGTATTGTTGCTGGTGGTGAGTACTTTAAAGAATCAGTTGTTGTTGATGAAGATGTGGTGACAAAAGTTGAAGAATTATCAGCCTTAGCACCTTTGCATAATCCTGGCGCAGTAGCTGGAATTCGTGCTTTCCGTGAATTATTACCTGATATTACAAGTGTTTGTGTCTTTGACACATCTTTCCATACAACAATGGCAAAACACACTTACCTTTATCCTATTCCACAAAAATATTACACAGAAAACAAAGTTCGTAAATATGGTGCTCATGGAACAAGTCATAAATATGTAGCTGAAGAAGCTGCGAAGATGCTTGGTCGTCCACTAGAAGAATTAAAATTGATCACAGCTCATATTGGTAATGGCGTATCAATCACAGCTAATTACCATGGAAAATCAATTGATACCTCAATGGGATTCACACCACTTGCTGGTCCAATGATGGGAACACGTTCTGGGGATATTGACCCAGCTATTATTCCTTACTTGATTGCACAAGTACCAGAATTTAAAGATGCGGCAGATGTTGTAAACATGCTGAATAAAGAATCAGGTTTGGGTGGAGTATCAGGAATTTCAAGTGATATGCGTGATATTGAAGCAGGTCTTGAACAAAACAACCCAGATGCTGTTTTAGCATACAACATTTTTGTTGACCGCATTAAGAAATTTGTCGGCCAGTACTTTGCTGTTTTAAATGGAGCAGACGCTTTGGTATTTACAGCAGGTATGGGTGAAAATGGACCTTTGATGCGTCAGGACGTTGTTAATGGCTTGTCATGGTTTGGTATGGAAGTTGACCCTGAGAAAAATGTTTTTGGCTTCCGTGGGGACATCTCAACACCAGAATCAAAAGTTAAAGTCTTGGTTATTTCAACTGATGAAGAACTATGTATCGCGCGTGATGTTGAACGTTTGAAAAACACAAAATAA
- a CDS encoding helix-turn-helix transcriptional regulator: MENCIQDLRKARKLSQAELADHMGVTRQTIISLEKGRYNASLELAFNLATYFDCLIEDIFLYRKDKN, encoded by the coding sequence TTGGAAAACTGTATTCAAGACTTGCGAAAAGCTCGCAAATTAAGTCAAGCTGAGTTGGCTGATCATATGGGGGTTACCAGACAGACCATTATTTCTTTAGAGAAAGGCCGTTACAATGCATCATTGGAATTAGCTTTTAATTTAGCGACTTATTTTGATTGTTTAATTGAAGATATTTTTCTTTATCGAAAAGATAAGAACTAG
- a CDS encoding CPBP family intramembrane glutamic endopeptidase has translation MKEKIMHKVKWFVLALVVIVVEQLPILLVKKGKEPWQVALICFLFLAITLATLILAKKAKLLSSDAFSKGDQVVLWVGLGFAAMIIVKILGSIILTIEKGGHANTANQAALEQANLPAILLVILAAVVAPVVEEVVFRGLILGKVFGDGSYLGLIVSSFLFGGLHSPSDIGSWVIYGGMGLVLGFVYMKTKKLEYSILIHFVNNGLGVLFMLLMPYLK, from the coding sequence ATGAAAGAAAAAATAATGCATAAAGTGAAATGGTTTGTTTTAGCCCTTGTGGTTATTGTTGTTGAACAACTTCCAATCTTGCTCGTCAAAAAAGGAAAAGAACCTTGGCAAGTGGCTCTTATTTGTTTTCTTTTTCTGGCTATTACATTAGCAACCTTAATCTTAGCAAAAAAAGCAAAGTTATTGAGTTCAGATGCCTTTTCAAAAGGGGATCAGGTTGTTCTTTGGGTTGGACTTGGCTTTGCAGCAATGATTATCGTTAAGATTTTAGGTTCTATTATCTTGACAATTGAAAAAGGGGGTCACGCCAATACTGCCAACCAAGCTGCCTTGGAACAAGCAAATTTACCGGCAATTCTTCTTGTTATACTCGCAGCAGTTGTGGCGCCAGTTGTTGAAGAAGTTGTCTTTCGCGGGCTTATTTTAGGAAAAGTCTTTGGGGATGGGTCTTACCTTGGACTTATCGTCAGCAGCTTTCTTTTTGGTGGCCTTCATAGTCCAAGTGATATTGGAAGTTGGGTTATCTATGGCGGCATGGGACTGGTCTTAGGTTTTGTTTATATGAAAACTAAAAAGCTAGAGTATAGCATCTTGATTCATTTTGTCAACAATGGCTTAGGTGTTCTCTTCATGCTACTTATGCCTTATCTTAAGTAA
- the proC gene encoding pyrroline-5-carboxylate reductase codes for MKVGFIGVGKMASAIINGLKQTDHDIIISGSSLSRSKEIADNLQVAYANSHQELIDQTDFIILGIKPQVFETILKPLTFKQPVMSMAAGLNLERISQIVGDHLPLFRIMPNMNAQILQSTTAISYNELVDPALFVSAKEMVDSFGSCFSIAEKDFDTFTALAGSSPAYIYLFIEAMTKAGLKNGMPKEMALEIVSQTVAASAQQLLLGSEKPNDLIDKICSPGGTTIAGLMELEKQGLTHAVSSAIDKTIAKAKTL; via the coding sequence ATGAAAGTTGGTTTCATTGGTGTTGGTAAAATGGCTAGCGCAATTATTAATGGCCTCAAACAAACCGACCACGACATTATCATCTCAGGTTCAAGCTTAAGCCGTTCCAAAGAGATTGCTGATAACTTACAAGTGGCCTATGCTAACTCTCATCAAGAGTTGATTGATCAAACAGATTTTATTATTCTGGGCATTAAACCACAGGTGTTCGAAACAATACTTAAGCCACTAACATTTAAGCAACCTGTCATGTCCATGGCAGCGGGCTTAAACTTAGAGCGAATCAGTCAGATTGTTGGCGATCATTTGCCACTATTTCGTATCATGCCAAACATGAATGCGCAAATTCTGCAAAGCACGACAGCTATCAGTTACAACGAACTGGTCGATCCTGCACTCTTTGTTTCTGCTAAAGAAATGGTTGATTCTTTTGGCAGTTGCTTTTCTATTGCTGAGAAAGACTTTGATACATTCACAGCCTTGGCAGGCTCAAGTCCAGCTTACATCTACCTCTTTATCGAAGCCATGACTAAGGCTGGTCTTAAAAATGGCATGCCAAAAGAGATGGCTCTTGAAATTGTCAGTCAAACAGTAGCAGCTAGTGCCCAGCAACTACTACTTGGTTCTGAAAAACCAAATGATTTAATTGATAAAATCTGTAGTCCTGGAGGCACAACTATTGCTGGCCTTATGGAACTTGAAAAACAAGGACTAACACATGCTGTCAGCTCTGCTATAGACAAAACCATCGCAAAAGCAAAAACCTTATAA
- the pepA gene encoding glutamyl aminopeptidase encodes MTNLFSKIKEITELDSIAGYEHSVRDYLRLKMTPLVDKVETDGLGGIFGIKESQAPDAPNILVAAHMDEVGFMISHIKDNGTFSVVEIGGWNPLVVSSQRFTLYTREGKAIPVISGSVPPHFLRGANGSSNLPSISNIIFDAGFKDKAQAQAYGVAPGDIIVPQSETILTANQENIISKAWDNRYGVLMVTELLENLKGQDLNNRLIAGANVQEEVGLRGAHVSTTKFDPELFFAVDCSPAGDIYGDQGKIGDGTLIRFYDPGHVLLKDMRDFLLTTAEEAGVNYQFYCGKGGTDAGAAHLKNQGVPSTTIGVCARYIHSHQTLYAMDDFLEAQAFLQAIVKKLDRSTVDLINHY; translated from the coding sequence ATGACTAATCTATTTTCAAAGATTAAAGAAATCACCGAGTTAGATAGCATTGCTGGCTATGAACACAGTGTACGGGACTACTTGCGCCTTAAAATGACCCCCTTAGTGGATAAGGTGGAAACCGACGGACTTGGTGGTATCTTTGGCATCAAAGAAAGTCAAGCACCTGATGCCCCAAATATTCTAGTTGCTGCTCATATGGATGAAGTCGGCTTTATGATTAGTCACATCAAAGACAATGGCACATTCTCAGTTGTTGAGATTGGTGGCTGGAACCCGCTAGTGGTTAGCTCACAACGCTTCACCCTCTACACCCGAGAAGGCAAGGCTATCCCTGTGATTTCCGGATCTGTTCCTCCTCACTTCCTACGTGGCGCAAATGGCTCATCTAACCTGCCAAGTATTTCAAATATCATCTTTGACGCAGGTTTTAAAGACAAAGCACAAGCACAAGCTTATGGTGTCGCTCCTGGCGATATTATCGTCCCGCAATCCGAAACAATCCTAACAGCCAACCAAGAAAACATCATCTCAAAAGCTTGGGACAACCGTTACGGTGTACTCATGGTGACAGAACTTCTTGAAAACCTCAAAGGACAAGACCTTAACAATAGGTTAATTGCTGGCGCAAATGTGCAAGAGGAAGTTGGACTCCGAGGCGCACATGTCTCAACAACCAAGTTTGATCCCGAGCTCTTCTTTGCTGTTGACTGCTCACCTGCCGGTGACATCTATGGTGACCAAGGGAAAATTGGCGACGGCACTCTCATACGTTTCTACGACCCAGGGCATGTCCTGCTAAAAGACATGCGTGATTTCCTGCTAACAACTGCCGAGGAAGCTGGTGTCAACTACCAATTCTATTGTGGCAAAGGTGGTACAGATGCTGGTGCAGCTCACTTGAAAAATCAAGGCGTTCCTTCAACAACTATTGGTGTTTGTGCCCGCTATATTCACTCACATCAAACCTTATATGCAATGGATGATTTCTTAGAAGCACAAGCTTTCCTTCAAGCCATTGTCAAAAAACTAGATCGTTCAACAGTAGACCTTATCAATCATTACTAA
- a CDS encoding DUF4651 domain-containing protein — translation MKTRKRKQLSHLLGASALAVTALLLKEKYDDKKKERCIRDLRHFFSEMGTIDVLYFDHSGAASSHHQGGLVLSDGRCFSFTYDKGEIVYQEDML, via the coding sequence ATGAAGACTAGAAAAAGAAAACAACTTTCACACCTACTTGGAGCCTCAGCACTGGCTGTCACAGCTCTCTTATTGAAAGAAAAGTATGATGACAAGAAAAAAGAAAGATGCATCAGAGATTTGCGCCACTTCTTTTCCGAAATGGGAACCATTGATGTGCTTTATTTTGATCATTCAGGAGCTGCTTCTTCTCATCATCAGGGCGGTCTTGTCCTGTCTGATGGCAGATGCTTTAGTTTTACCTATGACAAGGGAGAAATTGTTTATCAGGAGGATATGTTATGA
- a CDS encoding thioredoxin family protein, giving the protein MIIPKNYDELAQLIETNAKVVLFFTADWCPDCRFIYPVMPEIEAENDSMTFVQVNRDDFMAVAQEWNIFGIPSFVVIENGQERGRLVNKLRKTKAEINQFLANYK; this is encoded by the coding sequence ATGATTATTCCAAAGAACTATGATGAATTGGCTCAATTGATTGAGACAAATGCTAAAGTGGTACTCTTTTTTACGGCAGATTGGTGCCCAGATTGTCGCTTTATCTATCCGGTCATGCCGGAGATTGAAGCTGAAAATGACAGTATGACCTTTGTCCAGGTAAACCGTGATGACTTCATGGCTGTCGCTCAAGAATGGAATATTTTTGGAATTCCAAGTTTTGTGGTCATTGAAAATGGGCAAGAACGTGGGCGTTTGGTTAATAAACTGCGCAAAACTAAGGCTGAAATTAATCAGTTTTTAGCTAATTACAAGTAA